A stretch of the Tardiphaga sp. 709 genome encodes the following:
- a CDS encoding ABC transporter permease: MLSFVAQRIVKGVFVLIAIIVMNFFLIRLAPGDPAAVMAGEAGASDAQFVQQLREKFSLDKPLPEQLFIYVKGVVTLDLGFSFRQQMPVAKLIAERLPATLLLTLTAFGISLLLGITFGTLAARFAGTWADTAITVSALLFYATPIFWVALMSILLFSVYLGWLPSFGYETIGANYTGLAHVKDVALHLVMPAMTIGLFFMATYTRMTRASMLEVKRLDFVKTARAKGLRDNIIQRRHVLRNALLPVVTLAGVHSGTLVGGAVLTETVFAWPGIGRLLYEALLQRDYNLLLGVFVVCSAMVLIFNLVTDLVYRLVDPRIEFAS; the protein is encoded by the coding sequence ATGCTGTCATTCGTTGCCCAGAGGATCGTGAAGGGCGTGTTCGTCCTGATTGCGATCATCGTGATGAACTTCTTCCTGATCCGTCTTGCGCCCGGAGATCCCGCAGCGGTGATGGCCGGCGAGGCCGGCGCCAGCGATGCGCAATTCGTCCAGCAGCTGCGCGAAAAGTTCTCACTGGATAAGCCGCTGCCGGAGCAGCTGTTCATTTACGTGAAGGGTGTCGTCACCCTCGACCTCGGTTTCTCGTTCCGCCAGCAGATGCCGGTCGCGAAGCTGATCGCCGAGCGGTTGCCGGCGACGCTGCTGCTGACGCTGACGGCGTTCGGCATATCGCTGTTGCTGGGCATCACATTCGGCACGCTGGCCGCAAGATTTGCGGGGACATGGGCGGACACCGCCATCACTGTCTCGGCGCTGCTGTTCTATGCCACGCCGATCTTCTGGGTCGCGCTGATGTCGATCCTGCTGTTCTCGGTCTATCTCGGCTGGCTGCCGAGCTTCGGCTACGAGACTATCGGCGCGAACTACACCGGGCTTGCGCATGTCAAGGACGTGGCCCTGCATCTGGTGATGCCGGCGATGACCATCGGCCTGTTCTTCATGGCGACCTATACGCGCATGACGCGCGCCTCGATGCTTGAGGTCAAGCGGCTGGATTTCGTCAAGACCGCCCGCGCCAAGGGCCTGCGCGACAATATCATCCAGCGCCGCCACGTGCTGCGCAACGCGCTGCTGCCGGTGGTGACGCTGGCCGGCGTCCACTCCGGTACGCTGGTCGGCGGCGCCGTGCTCACCGAGACGGTGTTTGCATGGCCCGGCATCGGCCGGTTGCTCTATGAGGCACTCTTGCAACGCGATTATAACCTTCTGCTCGGCGTCTTCGTGGTCTGCTCGGCGATGGTCCTGATCTTCAACCTCGTCACCGACCTCGTTTATCGACTGGTCGATCCACGCATCGAGTTTGCATCATGA
- a CDS encoding GntR family transcriptional regulator yields MSPPVGLTALADTDLVGQVARILTQAIIKGQLLPGAKVVEAGIARELGVSRAPVREAARLLEQQGLLVSHPRRGFFVRKLEATDIDEIYDLRICVECHAGVLASKNMTPANRDMLRRQIDVMHETAGIDDHARQIEEDYKFHRMICEIAGSKRLLRLFDDLASELRMTIGLIGRLYDDPHRIAQTHEALLEVLEQGHPDIITARIDYHIGAAWREVGKLVRELPSSTNGAAT; encoded by the coding sequence ATGTCTCCTCCAGTTGGTCTGACCGCCCTCGCCGACACCGATCTTGTCGGGCAGGTCGCACGCATCCTGACCCAGGCCATCATCAAGGGGCAGCTGCTGCCTGGCGCCAAAGTCGTCGAAGCCGGCATTGCCCGCGAACTCGGCGTCAGCCGCGCCCCTGTCCGTGAAGCTGCACGGCTGCTCGAGCAGCAAGGCCTGCTGGTCTCGCATCCGCGCCGCGGCTTCTTCGTCCGCAAGCTCGAAGCGACTGACATCGACGAGATCTACGACCTGCGCATCTGCGTCGAATGTCATGCCGGCGTGCTCGCCTCGAAGAACATGACGCCTGCCAATCGCGATATGCTGCGCCGGCAGATCGACGTCATGCACGAGACCGCCGGCATCGATGATCATGCCCGGCAGATCGAGGAAGACTACAAATTTCACCGCATGATCTGCGAGATCGCCGGCAGCAAGCGCCTGTTGCGATTATTCGACGATCTCGCTTCGGAACTCCGCATGACAATCGGCCTGATCGGCCGGCTCTATGACGACCCGCATCGCATTGCGCAGACCCATGAGGCACTGCTCGAAGTGCTCGAACAGGGTCACCCCGACATCATCACCGCGCGGATCGACTATCACATCGGCGCTGCCTGGCGCGAAGTCGGCAAGCTGGTCCGCGAACTTCCCTCCTCAACGAATGGAGCCGCCACGTGA
- a CDS encoding histone deacetylase family protein — translation MKAVYSDKHKSHDPQFFLVRGQVRKTTEQPERAERLLKGLADGKHTLVAPTEFGQGPRARVHSPEYLRFLEGAWEEWIKLPDYGPEMIANIHPNRVAGSYPTHITGKLGWHTADTAAPIGPGTWLGACASTDVAVTAAQMVMDGEDAVYALCRPPGHHAYRDMAGGFCFMNNSAIAAEHLRTKHERVAILDVDVHHGNGTQGIFYARPDVLTVSIHADPVGYYPFVWGYAHEKGEGNGLGTNLNIPLALGTGDDGFIDALAVAEKTIKAFAPTALVLALGLDASEHDPLAALKVTTPGFKRIGEAVARMGLPTVLVQEGGYLSDILGANLTSTLAGFEAAR, via the coding sequence GTGAAGGCAGTGTATTCCGACAAGCACAAGAGCCATGATCCGCAGTTCTTCCTGGTGCGCGGTCAGGTCCGTAAAACCACCGAGCAGCCGGAGCGCGCCGAGCGCTTGCTGAAAGGCCTCGCCGACGGCAAGCACACGTTAGTGGCGCCAACCGAATTCGGCCAGGGCCCACGCGCCCGCGTGCACTCGCCGGAATATCTGCGCTTCCTCGAAGGCGCGTGGGAAGAATGGATCAAGCTGCCGGACTACGGCCCGGAAATGATCGCCAATATCCACCCGAACCGCGTGGCGGGCAGCTATCCGACCCACATCACCGGCAAGCTCGGCTGGCACACCGCCGATACCGCAGCGCCAATTGGCCCGGGCACCTGGCTTGGTGCCTGCGCGTCCACCGATGTCGCCGTCACCGCGGCGCAGATGGTGATGGACGGCGAGGACGCCGTCTATGCGCTCTGCCGCCCGCCCGGCCACCACGCCTATCGCGACATGGCCGGCGGCTTCTGCTTCATGAACAATTCGGCGATCGCCGCCGAGCATCTGCGCACCAAGCATGAGCGCGTTGCGATCCTCGATGTCGACGTGCATCACGGCAACGGCACCCAGGGCATTTTCTATGCGCGTCCGGACGTGCTGACCGTGTCGATCCATGCCGATCCCGTCGGCTATTACCCCTTTGTCTGGGGCTATGCCCATGAGAAGGGCGAAGGCAACGGCCTCGGCACCAATCTCAATATTCCGCTCGCGCTCGGCACCGGTGACGATGGCTTCATCGATGCGCTTGCTGTCGCCGAGAAGACCATCAAGGCATTCGCGCCGACGGCTCTGGTTCTCGCTCTCGGCCTCGACGCCTCCGAACACGATCCGCTGGCGGCTCTGAAAGTCACCACCCCGGGCTTCAAGCGCATCGGCGAAGCCGTGGCGCGCATGGGCCTGCCCACGGTGCTCGTTCAGGAAGGCGGATATCTGTCCGACATTCTGGGCGCCAACCTCACCTCCACCCTCGCCGGTTTCGAAGCCGCGCGGTGA
- a CDS encoding ABC transporter substrate-binding protein has product MLKKFVLALALASVSPLAFTSTMALAQEPKMGGTINAVIQPEPPGLMLALVQNGPTQMVSGNIYEGLLRYSKTLEPQPGLAESWTISPDAKTYTFKLKQGVTWHDGKPFTAADVLFSIETLKVTHARARNNLVQLDKVEAPDDYTVVFTLKQPFGPFIGIFEVGSMPIIPKHIYEGSDVKTNPANNTPIGTGPFMFKEWKKGSFIQLVKNPNYHVQGKPYIDGIYWQIIPDAAARSVAYETGKVDVLPGGSIENFDVPRVSKLPNTCVTGDGWEFFSPMAWMWLNNRTPVLANKKVRQAIMYAVDREFARDVIWNGLGKVATGPSSSAIKFYTDNVQKYPYDPAKAKALLKEAGYKGEKVRLMPLPYGETWSRWGEAVKQNLVDVGMNIETIATDVPGSNQKNSEWDYDISFTYLYQYGDPALGVGRNYVTSAIAKGQLFNNLEGYSNPEVDKLFEEGAVATPDSKRKEIYEKVQKILVEDVPVAWQLELQFPTITNCKIKNLITTGIGVNDGFRDAWIDK; this is encoded by the coding sequence ATGTTGAAGAAATTTGTATTGGCTTTGGCACTGGCCAGCGTGAGCCCGCTCGCCTTCACGAGCACGATGGCGCTCGCGCAGGAGCCGAAGATGGGCGGCACCATCAATGCGGTGATCCAGCCAGAGCCGCCGGGCCTGATGCTGGCACTCGTCCAGAATGGCCCGACCCAGATGGTCTCGGGCAACATCTATGAAGGCCTGCTGCGCTACAGCAAGACACTGGAGCCGCAGCCGGGTCTCGCCGAGAGCTGGACCATCAGCCCGGATGCGAAAACCTACACGTTCAAGCTCAAGCAGGGCGTGACCTGGCACGACGGCAAGCCGTTCACTGCGGCTGACGTGCTGTTCTCCATCGAGACGCTCAAGGTCACCCACGCGCGCGCGCGCAACAACCTCGTGCAGCTCGACAAGGTCGAGGCGCCGGATGACTACACCGTCGTCTTCACGCTGAAGCAGCCCTTTGGCCCGTTCATCGGCATCTTCGAAGTCGGCTCGATGCCGATCATCCCGAAGCACATCTATGAAGGCAGCGACGTCAAGACCAATCCGGCGAACAACACGCCGATCGGTACCGGCCCGTTCATGTTCAAGGAATGGAAGAAGGGCTCGTTCATCCAGCTGGTGAAGAACCCGAACTACCACGTCCAGGGCAAGCCCTATATCGACGGCATCTACTGGCAGATCATTCCTGACGCCGCCGCGCGTTCGGTGGCCTACGAGACCGGCAAGGTCGATGTTCTGCCCGGCGGTTCGATCGAGAACTTCGACGTGCCGCGCGTTAGCAAGCTGCCGAACACCTGCGTCACCGGCGACGGCTGGGAGTTCTTCTCGCCGATGGCCTGGATGTGGCTGAACAACCGCACCCCCGTGCTCGCCAACAAGAAGGTTCGTCAGGCGATCATGTACGCGGTGGATCGCGAATTCGCGCGCGACGTGATCTGGAACGGTCTCGGAAAAGTCGCTACCGGCCCGTCCTCGTCGGCGATCAAGTTCTACACCGACAACGTGCAGAAGTACCCGTACGATCCGGCCAAGGCCAAAGCGCTGCTGAAGGAAGCCGGCTACAAGGGCGAGAAGGTCCGCCTGATGCCGCTGCCTTACGGCGAAACCTGGTCGCGCTGGGGTGAGGCTGTGAAGCAGAACCTTGTCGACGTCGGCATGAATATTGAGACCATCGCCACCGACGTTCCCGGCTCGAACCAGAAGAACAGTGAATGGGATTACGACATCTCGTTCACCTATCTGTATCAGTATGGTGATCCGGCTCTCGGCGTCGGCCGCAACTATGTGACGAGCGCGATCGCCAAGGGCCAGCTCTTCAACAACCTCGAGGGATACTCCAATCCTGAGGTCGACAAGCTGTTCGAAGAGGGCGCCGTCGCAACGCCGGATTCGAAGCGCAAGGAAATCTACGAGAAGGTCCAGAAGATCCTCGTCGAGGACGTCCCCGTGGCATGGCAGCTTGAATTGCAGTTCCCGACCATCACCAACTGCAAGATCAAGAACCTGATCACGACCGGTATCGGCGTCAATGACGGCTTCCGCGACGCCTGGATCGACAAGTAA
- the gabT gene encoding 4-aminobutyrate--2-oxoglutarate transaminase — translation MPTNAEIFARREAAVPRGIGHSTPISAQRALNAEVWDVEGKRYVDFAGGIAVLNTGHCHPTIMAAVRAQMENFTHTCFQVLLYESYVTLAERLNKLAPIDGATKTAFFTTGAEATENAIKMARAATGRAGVIAFTGGFHGRTHMTMTMTGKVFPYKKGFGGAMPEVWHVPFPAAPLDVTVEESLKYLSFLFKADIDPARVAAIIIEPVQGEGGFHQAPPELMRALRKICDENGIVFIADEVQTGYGRTGKMFAMEHYDVKPDLITVAKSLAGGFPLSGVIGKAKIMDAADPGGLGGTYAGNPLAIAAAMAVLDVFEKEKLIDRANHIGERITTRLKKMQQRNDLVPIASIRNVGAMIAFDIVKERGSDTPDAEVTKKVTQKATEEGLILLSCGVNFNTIRVLVPLTAQDEILDEGMEKLERALTA, via the coding sequence ATGCCAACCAATGCAGAAATCTTCGCACGCCGCGAGGCCGCTGTTCCCCGCGGCATCGGCCATTCCACTCCGATCTCGGCGCAGCGCGCGCTGAATGCGGAAGTCTGGGACGTCGAAGGCAAGCGCTATGTCGACTTCGCTGGCGGCATCGCCGTGCTCAACACCGGCCACTGCCATCCGACCATCATGGCCGCCGTGCGTGCGCAGATGGAGAACTTCACCCACACCTGCTTCCAGGTGCTGCTGTATGAATCCTACGTGACCCTCGCCGAGCGCCTGAACAAGCTGGCGCCGATCGACGGCGCCACCAAGACCGCATTCTTCACCACCGGCGCCGAAGCGACCGAGAACGCCATCAAGATGGCCCGCGCGGCCACCGGCCGCGCCGGCGTGATCGCCTTCACCGGCGGTTTCCATGGTCGCACCCACATGACCATGACCATGACCGGCAAGGTGTTCCCGTACAAGAAGGGCTTTGGCGGAGCCATGCCGGAAGTCTGGCACGTACCGTTCCCGGCCGCGCCGCTCGATGTCACGGTTGAGGAATCGCTCAAGTATCTCAGCTTCCTGTTCAAGGCCGACATTGATCCGGCCCGTGTCGCTGCCATCATCATCGAGCCGGTGCAGGGCGAAGGCGGCTTCCACCAGGCGCCGCCGGAATTGATGCGCGCGCTGCGCAAGATCTGCGACGAGAATGGAATCGTCTTCATCGCCGACGAAGTGCAGACCGGTTACGGCCGCACCGGCAAGATGTTCGCGATGGAACATTACGACGTGAAGCCCGACCTCATCACCGTGGCGAAGAGCCTCGCCGGCGGCTTCCCGCTGTCGGGCGTGATCGGCAAGGCTAAGATCATGGACGCTGCCGATCCGGGCGGCCTCGGCGGCACCTATGCCGGCAACCCGCTGGCGATTGCCGCAGCGATGGCCGTGCTCGACGTGTTCGAGAAAGAGAAGCTGATCGACCGCGCCAACCATATCGGCGAGCGCATCACCACGCGCCTGAAGAAGATGCAGCAGCGCAACGATCTCGTGCCGATCGCCAGCATCCGCAATGTCGGCGCCATGATCGCCTTCGACATCGTCAAGGAGCGCGGCTCTGACACGCCGGACGCCGAAGTGACCAAGAAGGTGACGCAGAAGGCCACCGAGGAAGGCCTGATCCTGCTGTCCTGCGGCGTCAACTTCAACACCATCCGCGTGCTCGTTCCGCTGACCGCCCAGGACGAAATCCTCGACGAAGGCATGGAAAAGCTCGAGCGCGCGCTGACCGCCTGA